A window of Balearica regulorum gibbericeps isolate bBalReg1 chromosome 19, bBalReg1.pri, whole genome shotgun sequence genomic DNA:
TTCCTGGCTCTGGCCTGCTGCCCCCCCCTACTCTCGGAACCGgtgcccagcctgcagctgggaCGGCGCTGGCAGCAaaactgcagccagcagctctcgGAGCTGCCTGCGTGCGTGGGGAGCTCTGTCCCCCCCCAAACGCATCCGGCTCAATACAGACTGCGGGGGATGCTGGGTGGGAGAGCGTCTCTGccccttttcccctgctctgacCTTGgcctgtttgttttctcccGCTGGGGCAGGCTGAGCAAACAGTGGATGCCAGGGCCCCGGCCGCAGCCGCGCTCCAGCCCACACAGTCGCAGGAGGGCTGCGCTCCTGGCCGCCCAGGATGAGGCTGCTCTTCCCGGCCCTCGTGCTGGCCCTGCTCGCCACTGCCCGTGCCGCTGAAGGTGAGCTGGAGCCCACAAGCTCCGTGCCGGATGTCTCCCGCTTGCAGGCAGGGTGGGGATGGAGTGAGTGAGGCTCCTGGGGAGCACAGGCAGGGTGAGAGGGGGACCAGGGCCACTGGCCATCTTCGTTACATGGGGAGAAGGCAAGCAGGTAGCACAGGGGTGTTGGTGGTGTCCTGGGCAAAGCCTCCACCACCCTACAGCTGGACTGCCAGCGTGGAGCTGGgaccccagcacagcctggtCTGTGGCTCCCATCCCAGTGGGACCTGGGTGGGAGCGGGGACAGGTGCTGCTGTAACCCCCAGGGATGAGGGTACCCACGGAGAGGTGGGGTCCCCCCATCTGGGACATGCCCACGCTTGCTTTCACCCCCAGGGCTGGTGTGGGGGGGGAggcaccagccctgctgcccacccCACGTTACTCCTCCTATGCTGACCGTCGGCTTTTGCAGACTCCTGCGTGGGCCGCTGCGATGATGGCTTCGATGCGCGGCACAAGTGCCAGTGTGACACCCTCTGCCTGTActaccagagctgctgcagcgaCTACTCCACTGTCTGCAAAGCCAAAGGTACCGGCCCCGTGGCCACCCTCCcagccggggcaggggctgctggggtggcCTTGGGTGCCCAACACTACGGGCTCTCAGAGGGGTCAGGTCTGCACCCACCCATGTCTGCAGGATGACTTCAGTGCCAGGAATTGGTGCTCAAGGTGCTGCAGCaccgtggggatgggggggtcgGCGCACAGCTGACCACTGCTTGCAGCGTGCATCCCCGGGGGTCCGTGCAAATCCGTATTGCCTGGGGGCAAGCGGCTCCCGCACCCAGACCCAGCTGGAGACGCCCAGGGACCAACCTGCTCCCTCCCGCAGTGACCCGGGGAGACGTGTTCGCCTTGCCAGAGGACGACTACCTCGATTACAACCTCACCGTTGACTTCAGCACGGTGGAGGCCCCCCAGGCGGCCCCCACAGAACTGCCCACGTCCCTGGCGCCACCGGAGCCCACGCTGGACAACAAGCCGGGCCCTGAGGAGCCGGTGACAGAGGTGCCCAGCACCACGCTGGATGAGTTCGAGGGGCGGGACCCCGTGGAGGAGCCCGAGGAGCTGTGCAGCGGGAAACCTTTTGATGCCTTCACCGACCTGAAGAACGGTTCCCTTTACGCTTTCCGAGGTACCTCGGGGATGTTTCCCGGGCCCCAGGGACATGCTGCCGCACCATCACCCTGTGCCAGTGGCTGCggtccctcctgctgctcccacctcccctctctccccagggAAGTACTTCTATGAGCTGGACAAGACAAGCGTGCGGCCCGGCTACCCCAAGCTCATCAGCGATGTCTGGGGCATTGAGGGCCCCATCGATGCAGCCTTCACACGCATCAACTGCCAGGGCAAGACTTACCTGTTCAAGGTGGGCAGGAGCCTGGCTGTAGGGCTGGGGGTGCTCCTGGGGGGGCCGGCACAGCCCCCCAACCCACGCCGTCCCCACCCTGTCCCCTTCCATGCACGCACAGACACGGTGGCTGCCAGATaccccccaaatccctgcaGCTGTCCGGGGCCCCAGACAGCCACAGCCTCACCACGGGGCTTCCCAGCATCTGTGTGCTCCCCATGGCAGATCCCCAACTTGGGGATGCTGCACCCAgccccctgacccccccccccttctgtCCCACACCCCCCAGGGCAGCCAGTACTGGCGCTTTGATGATGGAGCCCTGGACCCTGGGTACCCACGCAACATCTCCGAGGGCTTCGAAGGCATCCCGAACAACATTGACGCAGCCTTCGCCCTCCCCGCGCACAGCTACCATGGCAACGAGAGAGTCTATTTCTTCAAGGGTAAGGGGTGCAGCCCCCCTGTTCCTGGGCAGAGCCTGGTGCCGGTGGCCACAAGCAGGACATGGCGTCCGGGCACCTCCCTGCCTCTAGCCGCTGGTCCCCGTCCAGCGCGTCTGCCCTGCTAATGCCCTGTGCGTCCTCTCCTAGAGAAGTACTACTGGTCCTACGACTTCGCCCACCAGCCCACGCAGGCCGAATGCGAGAAGTCCTCCCCCTCGGCCGTGTTCAACCACTACGCCTTCATGAACCGCGACAGCTGGGAGGACATCTTCCAGACCCTCTTCGGCGGCAGGATGAGTAAGGGCTGAGCCAGCCCCGGGGGAAAGGGCCAGTGGGTGCCAATATAGCCCACACTGATGGGGTGCGAGGGGTGCAGGCACCCAGCGGGGAGGGACCGATGCCTGGATGCAGGCTGGATGAGCCGCTGTGCTGAGCAGGAGCCCAGGCTGTGTACAGGAACCCCCCCAGGCCACAGCTGCATCTCCCACAGCATCCCAGATCCCACCCTCTGCAGCCCTTTTGCCCCGCGCTACCGAGCCCGTCACCAGCCATCTTGCACCACAGCACCGCTGCTGGGGACTGTTTATTCCCACTGGAGATGCCATAGGaaaaccccagccctgggcaagaaaaatgaaagatggaaaggaggagaaggggtctcagcagcacagggctgaTCCCAGCCAAGTGTGGGGCGAGGGgctgctctgggctctgcctgACCCATGTCCCCGTCACACGTCCTGTCCGGGCTGGGATCCTTTGGAGCATCCCTGTGGGGCTCGGAGcaggtgctgggggctgcctgtggggctgggctCACCCCCCGTACGTTGCTGCTCTTCTCACTCGCCCTCTGCCTCTTTGCCAGCCGGGGCGAGCAGCCCGCGGTACATCAGCAAAGACTGGCGGGGGGTGCCCAGCCGGGTGGACGCCGCCATGGCCGGCAGGATCTACGTGGCCTCCCAGCAGCCCCGGAGGAGGAAATCTCGCCGCCAGCGCAAGAGGTACAAGAGCCACCGGTCACTGAATTTTGGTTTCTGGAGCTGGCTGCAAAATGACTCTGACTCCGCCGGCATTGAAAGCGACTGGCTGTCGGGCTCCCAGTGCGAGACCCTCCAGAGCGTCTACTTCTTTGTAGGAGGTGAGTCTGGGGTGGCAGGATCTGGGAGGGATGC
This region includes:
- the VTN gene encoding vitronectin yields the protein MRLLFPALVLALLATARAAEDSCVGRCDDGFDARHKCQCDTLCLYYQSCCSDYSTVCKAKVTRGDVFALPEDDYLDYNLTVDFSTVEAPQAAPTELPTSLAPPEPTLDNKPGPEEPVTEVPSTTLDEFEGRDPVEEPEELCSGKPFDAFTDLKNGSLYAFRGKYFYELDKTSVRPGYPKLISDVWGIEGPIDAAFTRINCQGKTYLFKGSQYWRFDDGALDPGYPRNISEGFEGIPNNIDAAFALPAHSYHGNERVYFFKEKYYWSYDFAHQPTQAECEKSSPSAVFNHYAFMNRDSWEDIFQTLFGGRMTGASSPRYISKDWRGVPSRVDAAMAGRIYVASQQPRRRKSRRQRKRYKSHRSLNFGFWSWLQNDSDSAGIESDWLSGSQCETLQSVYFFVGDKYYRVNLRTKRVDLVQPRYPRSIAQYWLDCPQPGEDST